GCAAGCATAAGTTGAAAATGTTTCTGCTGGATGAGAGGAACTGAACTTGTAGCTTCAAACAGAAAAAATTAGTATATCACCAAATTTACAATTTGATTCTGCATTATTCAAACACAAGAACGGTACATTGTGAAGATGTGGAATCTAGTACCGCTAAGAAATTTTTGTTTCTTGGTTCAGGTTTGTGCGTGTTGGTTCAATTGTTTTAGCTCTTCACGATGCTAGCGATGTGTTTCTTGAAGTAGGGAAGATGTCTAAATACAGTGGTGCAGAAACATTGGCGAGCTTCTCATTTGTGCTTTTTGTCATATCGTGGGTCCTACTCCGTCTCATTTACTATCCGTTCTGGATCCTCTGGAGTACGAGGTTCATTCTCATACTCTGTAATAAGCCGTATACTTTTATGAATCATTTTGAAGTAGATATTTAGTTGGATAAAGCTTCGTTTCCCATCAAAATAAGTACATGTGAGACTGCTAAGCCACTTGTTCCTGTTATATTCGTCATTCTTGTTCGTTCTACTCTTGCAACGCAGTTACGAAGTGACTCAGATATGGGACAAGGAGAAACTCAAATGGAAAGGATCTATCTACTACTATatcttcaattttcttcttttctCGTTGCTCGTTCTTCATATCTACTGGTGGGTGTTGATGTTACGGATGCTTGTCAAGCAAGTCCTTGCGAGGGGCAAAGTTAGCGATGATGTTCGATCTGGTAAGAGAATAATTTACAGATGTTCCATAAATTTAATCTAGACTCTTGTCTAGCATAAAGAAATTTCCAGTTAGCAACAGAAATGGTTATTCTTGTTTGGGTGTCAAAAAGATGATAACTTCTTGCATCGTGGACCCTCAATGATTAAGGTAACCATGACCCTTGTTTCTCGTGCAGATTCTGAAGATGAAGATCTGCACGAAGATTGATCGGAAAAGGAAAGTTCCACATTCATATGAAAGTACATAAAAATTTTAGTGTCAAAATTGTGAGACGGGTCTCCTATCCGATCtatttcatgaaaaaatattattagtaTTGTTTCTGTGTAAGAGTTAATCGAAACACGTAAGTAAGTACATTTCCTGCAGCAgatcttgtaaaataaattgtgttcaaattataatatatacaaTCTTCATGTTGTTTCCTTTTTTACTCGACTGCATATATCAAGTTAAATAAGTGGATTCGACCCAAAAAAGGTCAATATTATAGATTATTAAAAAGtataatttattctctcaaaaaaaAAGGTATAATTTATGTTTGATTTTGTTTCCGATTGATAAATCTTATATTataagtattattattattattattattattatatcattaaGGTTAAGAGACTTAAGTAACAAATTTTGGTTTTAATTTTTAGATTACAAAAATgccttctcaaattttaaatttgttctattttattcaataaaaagttttaaaattatcGTATGAACtttctaatttttaaaaaattattaaaatatttatttatctttatCCGGATTTTTGAATTTCTAAATAATGAGATCACTCTTATTCTTCTAAAAACAACtagtataaaaatcataaaatttgattttaaaaaaagaaaaaaaaagacaatGTTACATATGTGCACGCATGACGCAAACCTAGTTTTAATTTTAAGCATATgtgaaattattatataaatgttTGTTTTGTTGGCAATATTTATCGTATGTactaaattattataattatgaatttttttaataaaaacagattgagtaaaaatataatataataattattttgggtaatttgagaaaatataaaaataatgtattaaagaagattttattaaaaattaaaatatatttttaaaaaccacCAAAATGAGAGAATCTAGAAAGAAAATCATTAGTGCTATACAgagtattatatttttatttaaaatgttgAAGTAACTTGCAAAGATACGGGCGATTAAAAAAATGGGATTAAGTCATgaatgatttaaaaaataaggagtctgacttttttttaaaaaaaaaagagttgacTCTTGATTAGTACGTTAAAACTTAATTAAACTTCTAActtcctaaattaatttttctcctCTCTTTCTTCTCATTCCACGCACAAAATTCCCCAATTATCAGCTTCCCAATTTAAAGAACTCATCTACCTCTTCCGCGTTACATTAAATCGAAATTGACCACTGTTGTTGCGCTCATTCCTCATATCCAGATCTAAATCTACTCCCACATATATTGCCCCCATTCTTCTGTATTTGAAGATCAATTCGTCTctatttgaagaaaaatacaaTAAGTTTACTCCATTTTCTTTGAACCAGTTCATTGTTTTCTTCATTTCATGCAGCGATCGACCAAAATTAAGATCAATAATTTGTGTCGTTCATTGTTTTCTTCATCGaccaaaattaaaataaagaatttTTTTCAACCAAAATTAAGTTGGTCGATCAAGAAGAATTCTTCCTGGTCGACCATGATtagtgaagaagaaaaatttttcATGGTCGACCACACTCTTAATGGTTGACCAAGTTCTTGTTTTTGCCGAAATTAAGTCGGTCGACCGTGATCATCTAGGTCGACCAACTTAATTTCTTGGTCGACCAACTAATTTTTGGTCGACCATGTGCGgacatttttttttgttattaaaaaattttactCATTCTAGTTATCATATTTGTTTGTGCACTTTGTAGATATGTCAACAgttattgttattcattttGATGGGAAATGGGAAGTGACAGAGGGGCTGGTTTATAAATAGAATCCATGGGCTAATGCAAAGTTTGTTGCTATTCCAGTGGATgatgatatttgttattttgaaaatttaaaatgtgAACTATATAGAGCTGGGAAAGTAGAAGACACTGCCAACTTGAGGTTGAGTTATCTTCTAGATTTGTCGTGCAACATTCAACCAATTTATATAGAGAATGACCATGATTTGAAAGCATATTTGTATCTTAGTTGTCCGAGAAGTAGGCCAGTGCTTCAAGTTGGAATTGAATGTGTTGCTTCTTTTGATTCTTTTGATAATGTGCACGGATATGGATTGATGAAAACAATTGCAATCTTAACGAACAAAGGCAttttgatgattattttcaCTTGAATATTGTTTTTGTGGATCGTAATAAAAGCAGTGATTTTTTCGATGAAACGCATAATGTGGATGCCATGCATGTGGATCATAGTAACACAGACGAGTTATATGATGAAGCACGTAATGACGCAATTGAGGTCGAGGCAAATTTGGTTCAAAGCAATGACGCAAATTTGGATGCGGATGTGGATATTGATAATGACACATTTTCATTTACGGATGGTTCAAACTTGTTTGTTGGTCAAGAGTTTCCAAACCGAGAAGCGGTGAAAAAAGAGCTAATTAGAATAAGTTTGGAAGCTTGCTTTGAATTTGAGACGGTTAAAAGTATCCAAAAGATGTACGCCATAAAATTTGTAATGTCTGATTGTAAGTGGATAATTTGGACCTCTTTGATTAAGAATGATTCACGTGCATTCTCCGTTCGAACATATTGCAATACACACACGTGGTTTGACTGGGAGACGAAAGAGAATCCGTGGAGCGAGTTCTGCTATTGTTCGTGATATGTTGGTGGATAATTTCCAAGGTCATCCAGTGTCAATTGTACCAAAATCGGTGATGGCGATGATGCGCAATAGTATGAATGCTGATATATCATACTACAAGGCTTGGAAAGGGAAAGAACTAGCAGACAATATGTTGAAAGGTGATCCTACGCAGAGTTTTACTAAATTGAGTTGTTATTTGCACATGGTTGAGCAGATGAATCGAGGAAGCATAATAGACATATTTGTCGACGAGGAAAATCGATTCAAGTATATGTTTCTTACTTTTGGTGCATGCGTTAGAGGATATCGAAGTATGCGAAAAGTTGTGTCAATTGATGGTACGTGGTTGAAGGGCAAGTATAATGGTGTTTTACTGGTGGCATCGGCACAAGATGGAAATTATCACCAATATCCTTTGGCGTGGGGAATCGTAGATGTCGAGTGTACTTCTTCGTGGAGTTGGTTTTTAACGAAGTTTTTTAGAAGTAGTACCAGACGAGGATGAATTATTGATAATTTCTGACAGGCATCAGGGGATCATTAATGCGGTTTCTACTGTCTATAGAAATGCGCATCATGGTCATTGTACGTGGCATTGATCCTATAACATAAAGACTAGATGCAAAAAGAATGGTGCAACAGAAATGTTTTTGCACAttgcaaaaatttataaaactttCGAGTTTGATATTGCATACAATGATTTTAGGAATAGATATCCTGAGGCAGCGCAATATTTGGACGAGAGAGAGTCACTTGATAGAGGGACTCGAGCGTATTGTCCGAAGACCCGTTACAATATTATGACGACAAACGGGGTTGAGTCGATCAATGCTAGACTACTTGAAGAAAGGAAGCTGCCAATCATTACACTCTTATACTCTTTGCAGAAACTGGCCACATCTTGGTTTGCCCGATATCGTCACGCATTAATTGCAAGTGACACTAACTTGACCCCCCTACGATCGAGGGGATTCTTCGTAGCAGGTTCACAGATGCCCAAGGAATACAAGTTTTTGAATTAGGACGTCTGGAGTTTAATGTTAGGAGTCGTGGACATTCGGCCATAGTGGACCTCGAATCAAAAAGATGCACATGTCGAGTTTTTGATATTGATAGAATCACATGTTCTCATGTCATCGCATCCAGTTGGTTAGCGAAGATTGATTTATATGATATGTGTTCAGAGTACTATTCTACAATGTCTTGGTGCATGGCTTACTCAGAGACTGTGTATCTCGTTCCGAAAGAAAATGAATGGCCACGCAACGTTAATTTTCCATTGGTATTGTCTCCTTTGTTAGAGAAGAGAGTTGGCAGAAGAAAACAAAACAGAATTCATTCGATCGGTGAATTCAGCAAGAGATAGCTTGAGGGTCGACCAAAGTTTTATTTTTGGTCGACCATGAGCCTAATGGTCGACCATTAGCTTGATTGGTAGACCATAAGTTTTTTTTGGTCGACGTTCAAGCTCATGGTCGACCATTATTTTTCTTTGGTCGACCATCAAGCTCATGGTCGACCATGAGCTTGATGGTCGACCATTAGTTTTTTTTGGTCGACCATCAAGCTCATGGTCGACCATTAGCTTGATGACCAttagttttgttttttttaaatagataTTAATAATTGTCGAAAAtatgtaacataattgtgaaattaggATAGTTGTGAGATTATGATTCCATTATTCATATGTAAATTAAAACATGTAAGGTAATGCAATTACGATTCATATTTTTTGTTGTGAGATCGTTGGCAGATCGTGACACATGTCAATTATTACATATAACATAATCGTgaattttttcttcatttttttaaaaaaataacaaaatagttCGATTGTGATTCCACGATTCACAGTTAActtaaaacatataacataatcatgTTTTTTCTAATGTAACAAAATAGTGAGATTGGGATTCAGTGATTcatatgtaaattaaaatatataacataatcttgaaattacgatttatattttttaaaaatataacaaaatagttCGATTGTGATTCCATGATTCACAGTTAacttaaaacatataatataatcaTGTTTTTTATAATGTAACAAAATACTAAGATTGTGATTCAGTGATTcatatgtaaattaaaatatataacataatcttGAAAGTacgatttatattttttaaaaaaatgtaacaAAATAGTTCGATTGTGATTCCACGATTCACAGTTAActtaaaacatataacataatcatgTTTTTTATAATGTAACAAAATACTGAGATTGTGATTCAGTGATGtaaattaaaacatataacataatcctGAAATTacgatttatattttttaaaaaatgtaacataattgtgagATTGTGATTCAGTGATTCATATGTTTTTTATATGATGAATCATGAATTTACGGgtctaaaccctaaaccctaaaacatAAAGAACAATGGTCGACCAAAAGGACAGTGATGGTCGACCAACAAAATCTAATGGTCGACCATAAAAGGTAATGGTCGACCATTCTAGCTTTTTGGTCGACCAGACAAGCTATTAGTCGACCAAAAAGGAGAGTGGTCTACCAAAAAAGTCTATTAGTCGACCAAAAACGAGAGTGGTCGACCAACAAAAAAACCCCAAATAATTACATAAGAAACAATGTTCcaataattacataaaattgTCCGATACATCACAATAATCACCAATCATTAAGGAACATATTACAAGCTAAAAAATATCTAAACTCAGATACTAATCTATCATCTAAAGTTAGTACTACTTGCGCACTCTTCCTAGACAAAGAGTATCCAGCAACAGCTAACACAAATGCTCCCGAATCTTCActgtgaaaaaagaaaaaaatgagaagttaatatttattgtaacattaaaaaaaagaataatgaagttattatattttaaatagaaaGTTGACAACGTACTGTATAATATTGGCACGGAATTCATCATGTAGTTTTATATTCCATGGCCTCTCGGGGTGTGGGTTGTTCCCAACAATGGATAGCAGACAAGCAGCGTTTATAAGTATAGGCTCTATTTTTTCATTCAGATATTTGAATTTGGGATCGTGTCTTCGCTGCAAGTCATATATAATGCACTTATTCACCCCTGTCACGAGTTTTAACAAAAACCAGCGCCGATCTATGTAGACAGGAATGAGAATTCTTCGGGCCTTTTCCCACGAGAGACATGGCCATTCTGGATCACTACCTTTGACTTTGCTCACAATCCGTGCCAGATTTATTTTGAAATCGATATCTTTAGCTTCGGCCAAAACTGAGATCGCAGTGTAGAAATGTCTGTCCATCAACGAATCATCTGCCGACATCACTTCAGGATGTCGGATCTGCATCTCAAGCAATCCACGGAGAGCTTCGCCGATGTGCTGAATTCAACATAacaaaagattttaaaatttaaacttaatatttatttaaaagcttacAGAGACAGTGACACGCGAGTTTGCGATCGCCATGGGCCCTTAGGACGACTTCTCATATTCGGTGTAAAAACCTCGAATCCTACTAGGCGAACGGTCGAGCATCGATGCCTTAACTTGCGCAAGCGAGTTGTTTACCTTCAGTTTCACGGTCTCCGCAAGTGGCCTCACACTGTCATCTATAAAATGATCAATTGTAACaactttaatgcaaatatgaaCAATAAACAAGGTATAGTTTAATACCCTCTCGACGTGGTCGCCTCGCCTCCTGACATACGCGCATCTGGAGTCACTTGAATATCTAAAAACATAAAGTATGTTGTTTAATATActatacataaatataaatataaatataaaaaatgtgcATTACCTCACCTCCTGCGGACTCCTCTGGAATGCCTTGAAGGTTAGGCTCAAATATCTGTTAGGTTTGGCTACTACTGCCAATTTCCCTACTCAAATTATCAGCCACACCTAACAGCGTACATtcaacaaattaaaataataacaactttaatgcaaatatgaaTAGACAAGGTTTAGTGTAATAACCTCTCGACGTGGTCGCCTCGCCACCTGACTTACGCGAATCCGGAGTCACTTGAATATCTAAAAACAAAAAGTTTGTTGTTTAATATACTATACattgatatcaaatcaaaaatGTGCCTTCACTCACCTTCTGAGGACTCCTCTGTAATGACCGGAATGTTAGGCTCAAATATCTGTAGTGTTTGGCTAGTACTGCCAATCTCCCTAGCCAGATTATCATCCACACCTAAAAGCGTATattaaacaaattaaaataataatgagaaTTCTACTAAATCATTCtattacataaacataaatataattaataaaattaaatcacCAAAATCTGCGTCAGATGCTTTCCTCTTCCGCCCTCTGCTATAGGCTATGTTATAATCTCTATCCTGCTGCACTGGCATGTTAGACCTCATCTCATCAAAACCAGCTCTAATCTGCTCAGTCAaactcaatctcaactcatcGAGACCAAGATTGAAACTCGATTTCAAGTCATCTAGATCTTGATTTATATTCCTGATACACGCTCTGGTCTAAATAAATCTTGCTGACATCTTAACATGCATAGACGTAACGGAATCCTCCAACGCAGTCAATCGCTGCTCGAAAAGATGCTCCAAGGGTGATGGGCGGCGGGAAGGATTGAGTCCAAGGTGGACTCTAGGACCCGTACGCATAGGAGAACTGGTGCTAGAGCTGGATCTATTGAGATCACCAGGACGGGTGCCGGAAACGTCAGGAGATGCATGTGCAGAAGGCGTGTGCTGGACAGAGGGAGTTGAATGTGCAGAATGCATGTGCTGGACTGAGGGAGACTCCAGAGGGTGCTCGCTACATATGACTGTCTGACCCTGCCTCCAGAGCTCGAGTACCCGAGTGGTGACCGCATCGGGCACAGAATCAACAAAATCCCCGGTCGTATAATACGCTGAAACGAGCTCCTCGGGAGTAGGAGTCAAACATCCAAGACAATcctacatttaattaataacgtatcagattaattaaaaattaagtacaaatttattatataaaatcaaTTCATATTACTTACATCTATAACACAATTACCAAAGGCTGCAGTGACATCAACAGCAGTTGGGGCATGGTTTGACGGCCACGTGTTAGTCATCCACTGAAACATCCTGGGCAACATCAAACCGTCCACATCTCTTCTCCTTGCAAACTTTTGTGCCACGCTCGGATAATATTCATAAGCGATGATCTGTAACATAAATTTAGAACAATGTTATTAGTAGAaataaagataacaaatccagttttaacattcaaaatataataTACCTGCAGAGGCAGCACAAAACCACTGACAAGGAAGCTGCCATCAACTTCTTTCCGACCCTGTGCCTCGGTGAGGTAATTATATCGCCATAAAAGGTCATTCTTCAAACATCGGACCGCATCACGAAAGGCTACTCTACCCCATGGATAGCTGTTATACCTATCCAAATCATCTATAAGCTTCAGGTATTTAGGGTCGATCTTATTCATTTTTTTCCTAGTCCCCTCACCAAACACAAAACAACAGAAGTAAAGACTAGCCATCTTTAACTTCTCCACGTCTACATCAGTCTCATTCTGCACTTGAACACTCATCTTTGCCTCCAATTCACTCAAAACAATCTCAGACTTACCGCCAAAGTGTCTGGAGCCAAAAACACCTCACTCTGGTACATCTACAGGCTCTGTACCGCAATCGAGGCCGGTTATTAAACAATACTCTAACAAAGAAAATCTAACCGGCCTCTTGCGCACCACCATCCAAAACTCATCGCTACCCGAGTCAATTATCTGATTACTCATCAAATACCACATAATTTGACTAGAAATATTTAAATCTCTATGATACCTAACCAAATTACCAAAAGGAGACTGCTCCAAAAAAAGGGCTCTCTCGTCGTTGTTGAGGTAGTGAAAAATCTTCTCCGAAACCTCTTTATCTCTTGATTCGAGTGTCAACTTGCAGCGAAAAATTGCATCTCTGCCTAGTTTTCTCGACAAATATACCTGTCACAAATACAAATATATTAGAATAAAAATTAATGTTACACTGAACCAGCAATCGTTGGTCGACCAAACCACGCTTGGTCGACCAACCCAACGTTTGGTCGACCACAGCTTCTTCGTCGACCAGAGCTTTTTGGTCGACCAAGCGAGGGTTGGTTGACCAACGCTTGGTCGACCAAGCGTCGACCAACCTTCGCTTGGTCGACCAAGAAGCCCTTTCTTCCTCAACAACTCAACACACACACCCTTTCTTCCTCAACACGACGGTTCTACCATTTCTTTCTCAACACATGCACGAAGAATCAAATAACAGAATAAAAGTGAACATACCATATTTTGGTCAGCCATTTCTCGGATGCGttgcaaaaaaataaattgaagaagtGTTTCGTCGATTCACTTGAGCGGATTTAGTCGATGGGAAAACGAGGGAAATCAGTCGACTGCATAAGGTTGAAAGTAAAGTGAAGAAGTTTAGAGGAGTGAAAAAGAGTTAatcaattttaaacttaaaatacAAAGACACGTAAATTGACATCTcaatactttttttaaaataagtcgCAAAGAACTCCCATCTCCCAGAATTTTCCCAAAGATACATACATGATTTTTGTTTCAAATTGGGGATCCCCTTTCTCTCGTCTCCGCCGTAGATCCGACCGTTCAACCTGTTTGAACCGCTGCCGGGCCAGCAGTTCATTGACAGTCGGATAACTTCTTGGCTCTTTTTTCGGTAGCTATTCGTGCTCGCTTTCTATCATCTCTATTCAATTCTAAGTACTTTTGATTTTGTCTAAGTGATGTTGTCTCAACTCTttgattctttttttttcttctaattCTTTCTCTCAGTAGTTTTGATAGTTGCATGCTGTGAAATTATTGGAACGTTGCATAATTTTACCTACTGTTTCAGTATATGAggccaaaattttttttaagaacatTTTTTGAGTAATTTATGATATTTCAGCTCAAAAACGTGATTTTGCATAAAGGAGACCTAATGTGCTTTCGTTTGGGGGGTTTCTCGTTTGCAAATATCACTTGTAAGTGTATTGCTTTAGCTATTCTGCTGACCAAAGTCCAAGCCTTACTTTGTTTGAAGCATTGGTGATTAGCTTCAGCTTTTTGCTAATTCAATAAACATGTTTTGACTTTTTTCTCAAATGTAAAATTATGAAGCGATGTAGGTTATTTTGTTCGATAATGCTACGTTTAATTGTTTTTCTTTCTTATTTGTTTTCCATTTGGGTTGTTTTCCTCCCGGACGTTCCATAATCACTTAATTATCGCCTAGTGATTCAATTTTTGCcgatattattattttgataaaGATTTCCTGTAAATATATCCATTTTAGATTGCATCTTCTCATCTCAATACAATGTCATAAAAAATAGTTGCTCCACTGGTGTGGTTTAACATAATTAGGGAAACTTCCTCGCAAATTTTCGGCATCTGGTAATTAGATCAAAAACAGATGCTGAATGGAATTGCAAACTTACACATTTCTTGTATCAGTTATCATCTACTCTATGAGTTTGGCGTTATGTCAAATATTATGCAAGCC
This window of the Primulina tabacum isolate GXHZ01 chromosome 4, ASM2559414v2, whole genome shotgun sequence genome carries:
- the LOC142541724 gene encoding uncharacterized protein LOC142541724 encodes the protein MSVQVQNETDVDVEKLKMASLYFCCFVFGEGTRKKMNKIDPKYLKLIDDLDRYNSYPWGRVAFRDAVRCLKNDLLWRYNYLTEAQGRKEVDGSFLVSGFVLPLQIIAYEYYPSVAQKFARRRDVDGLMLPRMFQWMTNTWPSNHAPTAVDVTAAFGNCVIDDCLGCLTPTPEELVSAYYTTGDFVDSVPDAVTTRVLELWRQGQTVICSEHPLESPSVQHMHSAHSTPSVQHTPSAHASPDVSGTRPGDLNRSSSSTSSPMRTGPRVHLGLNPSRRPSPLEHLFEQRLTALEDSVTSMHVKMSARFI